A single Mustela lutreola isolate mMusLut2 chromosome X, mMusLut2.pri, whole genome shotgun sequence DNA region contains:
- the TCEAL3 gene encoding transcription elongation factor A protein-like 3 — MEKLYNENEGKLEVEGKPEDEVEPEDEGKSDEEEKLEVEGKPGHEGKLQNKGQPDNGGQPEDEGKQEKQGKSENEGKPHGEGKPESLAKPESEPRAAEKRPAEDYVPRKAKRKTDRGTDDSPKDYQEDLQERHLGSEEMMRECGDMSRAQEELRKKQKMGGFHWMQRDVQDPFAPRGQRGVRGMRGGGRGQKGLHDIPYL; from the coding sequence ATGGAAAAACTCTacaatgaaaatgaaggaaagctgGAAGTTGAGGGAAAGCCTGAAGATGAAGTAGAGCCTGAAGATGAAGGAAAATCAGATGAGGAAGAGAAGCTGGAAGTGGAGGGGAAGCCAGGGCATGAGGGAAAGCTCCAGAATAAGGGACAGCCAGATAATGGGGGACAACCAGAAGATGAGGGAAAGCAAGAAAAGCAGGGCAAGTCTGAAAATGAGGGAAAACCACACGGTGAGGGCAAGCCAGAATCCCTGGCAAAGCCTGAGAGTGAGCCACGGGCTGCTGAAAAGCGCCCAGCTGAAGATTATGTGCccaggaaagcaaaaagaaaaacggACAGGGGGACAGATGATTCCCCTAAGGACTATCAGGAGGACTTACAGGAAAGGCACTTGGGCAGTGAGGAGATGATGAGAGAATGTGGAGATATGTCAAGGGCTCAGGAAGagctaagaaaaaaacagaaaatgggtGGTTTTCATTGGATGCAAAGAGATGTACAGGATCCATTTGCCCCAAGGGGGCAGCGGGGTGTCAGGGGCATGAGGGGCGGAGGTAGGGGCCAAAAGGGTTTACATGATATCCCATATCTTTAA